A stretch of Nonomuraea africana DNA encodes these proteins:
- a CDS encoding ABC transporter ATP-binding protein, which yields MRTHLVVERPGFTLDLPLEVADGEVVALLGPNGAGKTTALRALAGLEPGFEPPGTGPVGVVFQDYLLFPHLSALENVAFGPRCQGVPKAEARRTAAAWLARMGLAEFARRRPKELSGGQAQRVALARALAVRPGLLLMDEPLAALDAHTRLEVRAGLRKVLAAFDGACVLVTHDALDAMVLADRLVVIENGRMVQEGAPAEVARRPRTSYVARLVGLNLYRGRADGHVVSLNGSLSLHVAESLTGEVFVAFPPSAVALYRTRPDGTPRNLWEGGIDGIEQHGDSVRVHLEGPLAVSADITAAALAELGLAHGQRVWASVKATETHAYPA from the coding sequence ATGAGGACGCACCTGGTCGTCGAGCGTCCTGGCTTCACGCTCGACCTGCCGCTGGAGGTGGCCGACGGCGAGGTCGTGGCGCTGCTCGGGCCGAACGGCGCGGGCAAGACCACCGCCCTGCGCGCCCTCGCGGGCCTCGAACCCGGCTTCGAGCCTCCCGGCACGGGCCCCGTCGGCGTGGTGTTCCAGGACTACCTGCTGTTCCCGCACCTGTCGGCGCTGGAGAACGTCGCGTTCGGGCCGCGCTGCCAAGGAGTGCCCAAGGCGGAGGCCCGCCGTACGGCCGCCGCGTGGCTGGCGCGCATGGGGCTGGCGGAGTTCGCCAGGCGCAGGCCGAAGGAGCTGTCCGGCGGGCAGGCGCAGCGGGTGGCGCTGGCCAGGGCGCTGGCCGTACGGCCTGGCCTGCTGTTGATGGACGAGCCGCTCGCGGCGCTCGACGCGCACACCAGGCTGGAGGTGCGGGCGGGGCTGCGCAAGGTGCTGGCCGCCTTCGACGGGGCGTGCGTGCTGGTCACGCACGACGCGCTGGACGCGATGGTGCTGGCCGACCGGCTCGTGGTGATCGAGAACGGCCGGATGGTGCAGGAGGGCGCTCCCGCCGAGGTCGCCAGGCGCCCGCGCACCTCCTACGTCGCGCGGCTGGTCGGGCTCAACCTCTACCGGGGCCGGGCCGACGGACACGTCGTCTCTCTCAACGGGTCGCTGTCGCTGCACGTCGCCGAGTCGCTCACGGGCGAGGTGTTCGTCGCCTTCCCGCCCTCGGCGGTCGCGCTCTACCGGACCCGCCCCGACGGCACTCCGCGCAACCTGTGGGAGGGCGGGATCGACGGGATCGAGCAGCACGGCGACAGCGTCAGGGTGCACCTCGAAGGTCCGCTGGCGGTCTCGGCGGACATCACGGCCGCGGCGCTGGCCGAGCTCGGCCTCGCCCATGGGCAGCGCGTCTGGGCCTCGGTCAAGGCGACGGAGACGCACGCGTACCCGGCCTGA
- the modA gene encoding molybdate ABC transporter substrate-binding protein, which yields MRGLVAIAVLLTVLTGCGSGGAEKKELTVFAAASLTETFTALGARFEAARPGVKVTFNFGSSATLAQQIGKGAPADVFAAASPATMKQVSDKARVFARNRLEIAVPKGNPARVAGLADLARPEVTVALCAPQVPCGAAAAKVLQGLKVTPVTLEQDVKATLTKVTLGEVDAALVYRTDVRAAAGKVEGVEFAESARAVNDYPIVALTGGLADDFVSLVLSEQGRGVLTAAGFEGAAG from the coding sequence ATGCGCGGGTTGGTCGCGATCGCGGTGCTGCTCACCGTACTCACGGGGTGCGGGTCGGGCGGCGCGGAGAAGAAGGAGCTGACGGTCTTCGCCGCGGCCTCGCTGACGGAGACGTTCACCGCGCTGGGTGCGCGCTTCGAGGCGGCGCGTCCGGGGGTGAAGGTGACCTTCAACTTCGGCTCCAGCGCCACGCTCGCCCAGCAGATCGGCAAGGGGGCGCCCGCCGACGTCTTCGCGGCGGCGAGCCCCGCGACGATGAAGCAGGTCAGCGACAAGGCGCGGGTCTTCGCCAGGAACCGGCTGGAGATCGCGGTGCCCAAGGGCAATCCCGCCCGTGTGGCCGGCCTCGCCGACCTGGCCAGGCCCGAGGTGACGGTGGCGCTGTGCGCGCCGCAGGTGCCGTGCGGGGCGGCGGCGGCGAAGGTCCTCCAAGGGCTCAAGGTCACCCCCGTCACCCTCGAACAGGACGTCAAGGCCACGCTCACCAAGGTCACGCTGGGCGAGGTCGACGCCGCGCTCGTCTACCGCACCGACGTGCGGGCGGCGGCGGGGAAGGTCGAGGGGGTGGAGTTCGCGGAGTCGGCGAGGGCCGTCAACGACTACCCGATCGTGGCGCTCACCGGCGGGCTCGCCGACGACTTCGTGTCGCTGGTGCTGTCGGAGCAGGGGCGCGGGGTGCTCACCGCGGCCGGGTTCGAGGGGGCCGCGGGGTGA
- the modB gene encoding molybdate ABC transporter permease subunit, whose product MRSARPPWVLVVPALLGLAFLVLPLAGLLAEAPWSTLPARLARPQVLEALRLSLVTATLATALCLVLGVPLAWLLARAEFRGRAVVRALVTVPLVLPPVVGGVALLLVFGRRGLVGQWLDQWFGVSLPFTSAGVVLAEAFVAMPFLVISVEGALRAADLRYEEAARTLGASRLTVFRRVTLPLIAPGVVAGAVLCWARALGEFGATITFAGNFPGRTQTMPLAVYLALETDPEAAIVLSLVLLAVSVAVLASLRERWIS is encoded by the coding sequence GTGAGGTCCGCGCGGCCGCCATGGGTGCTGGTGGTGCCGGCGCTGCTGGGGCTGGCGTTCCTGGTGCTCCCGCTGGCGGGGCTGCTGGCCGAGGCGCCGTGGTCCACGCTGCCCGCCAGGCTGGCGCGGCCCCAGGTGCTCGAGGCGCTGCGGCTGTCCCTGGTCACCGCGACCCTCGCCACCGCCCTGTGCCTGGTGCTGGGCGTGCCGCTGGCCTGGCTGCTGGCCAGGGCCGAGTTCAGGGGCAGGGCCGTCGTGCGGGCGCTGGTCACGGTGCCGCTGGTGCTGCCCCCGGTCGTGGGCGGGGTGGCGCTGCTGCTGGTGTTCGGGCGCAGGGGCCTGGTCGGGCAGTGGCTCGACCAGTGGTTCGGGGTGTCGCTGCCGTTCACCTCGGCGGGCGTGGTGCTGGCGGAGGCGTTCGTCGCCATGCCGTTCCTGGTGATCAGCGTGGAGGGGGCGCTGCGGGCGGCCGACCTGCGCTACGAGGAGGCGGCGCGCACGCTGGGGGCCTCGCGCCTGACCGTCTTCCGCAGGGTGACGCTGCCGCTGATCGCGCCCGGCGTGGTCGCGGGGGCGGTGCTGTGCTGGGCCAGGGCCCTCGGCGAGTTCGGGGCGACCATCACGTTCGCCGGCAACTTCCCCGGCCGCACGCAGACGATGCCGCTGGCGGTCTACCTGGCGCTGGAGACCGACCCTGAGGCGGCGATCGTGCTCAGCCTGGTGCTGCTCGCGGTGTCGGTGGCCGTGCTGGCCAGCCTGCGCGAACGGTGGATCTCATGA
- a CDS encoding universal stress protein, producing MTILVAYDGSDDAKAAIAYAGHLLKGQRAVVLSVWERLALASIRGSAGMIAPVDTTAEDEAIQAATKELAEQGARLARQHGLDATARSEPDSMAVWSTIVDVAKEIDASLIVTGTRGQGGVRSLLLGSTSDRVLHHAGRPVLIVPSRDDAEAGQ from the coding sequence ATGACGATTCTGGTGGCGTACGACGGTTCGGACGATGCGAAGGCGGCGATCGCGTACGCCGGTCACCTGCTCAAGGGACAGCGGGCGGTGGTGCTGAGCGTGTGGGAGCGGCTGGCGCTGGCCTCGATCAGGGGCTCGGCGGGGATGATCGCGCCGGTCGACACCACCGCTGAGGACGAGGCGATACAGGCGGCGACGAAGGAGCTGGCCGAGCAGGGGGCGCGCCTGGCGCGGCAGCACGGGCTGGACGCCACGGCCCGGTCGGAGCCCGACTCCATGGCCGTCTGGTCGACGATCGTGGATGTGGCGAAGGAGATCGACGCCTCGCTGATCGTGACGGGCACCAGAGGGCAGGGCGGGGTCAGATCGCTGCTGCTGGGCAGCACCTCGGACAGGGTGCTGCACCATGCGGGCCGTCCGGTGCTGATCGTGCCGTCCAGGGATGACGCAGAAGCCGGACAATAG
- a CDS encoding DUF998 domain-containing protein, producing MKGLLIGGFTTLGTGTGAMLTLQTQAGLDPLHTLISEYAFHPIGWLLPASLTLFAVGAAFIAEGLRRSGAGRGAASLVVVWGVCMLLLGLFPTDPPGFELSMSGAIHRYAGFVAFLVMPVAGLLLVRAKAHYARAMKALSGVAIAALVLVVLPYLVRMAGIPVDNADIPAGLTQRLVVLSEVGLLLLLGLHLVRLPQASGHRTPRLVTVQHAAPAAPVAAGTSRSLAA from the coding sequence ATGAAGGGTTTGCTCATCGGAGGATTCACGACGCTCGGCACCGGCACGGGCGCCATGCTCACGCTGCAGACGCAGGCGGGCCTCGACCCGCTGCACACGTTGATCAGTGAGTACGCCTTCCATCCGATCGGGTGGCTGCTTCCCGCTTCGCTCACCCTCTTCGCGGTGGGCGCGGCGTTCATCGCCGAAGGGCTGCGCCGATCCGGCGCGGGGCGCGGCGCGGCGTCGCTGGTGGTGGTCTGGGGGGTGTGCATGCTGCTGCTCGGCCTCTTCCCGACCGACCCTCCCGGGTTCGAGCTGTCGATGTCGGGTGCCATCCACCGCTACGCCGGATTCGTCGCCTTTCTCGTGATGCCCGTGGCAGGACTGCTGCTGGTCCGGGCGAAGGCGCACTACGCGCGGGCGATGAAGGCGCTCAGCGGCGTCGCGATCGCCGCGCTCGTGCTGGTCGTGCTCCCCTACCTGGTGCGGATGGCCGGTATCCCCGTCGACAACGCCGACATCCCCGCGGGCCTCACCCAGCGTCTGGTGGTGCTGTCGGAGGTCGGCCTGCTCCTGCTGCTCGGCCTTCACCTCGTACGGCTCCCGCAGGCGAGCGGCCACCGCACGCCCCGGCTGGTGACCGTCCAGCACGCCGCTCCCGCGGCGCCGGTGGCCGCGGGGACGTCGCGCTCACTGGCCGCGTAG
- a CDS encoding RNA-guided endonuclease InsQ/TnpB family protein, with amino-acid sequence MKLVVQVKLLPTPEQAAALEATLRGCNQAADLVARTAFTTGVTREYDLRKHTYTVLKARGLGAQAAQHVIKKVADACTTLKANLRAGNLGPPGSRRRTRAESKPITFRPHAAQPYDDRCLSWQPHARTVSIWTIAGRLRGIAFTCSERQLAMLATHRKGESDLVLRDGMWFLIATCEIPDRPVVIPNGFLGVDLGIANIATTSDGNRYSGKGLNAVRRRQRELRRRLQAKRTKSAKRLLKKRRRAEARFAANTNHVIAKRIVTEAERTGRGIALEDLQGIRERVRLRKPQRVTLHSWSFAQLGGFIAYKARRAGIALIHVDPAYTSQQCWACGHTDRANRPDQAVFSCTSCGFAEHADVNAARNIAARGVAGWAVSHAA; translated from the coding sequence GTGAAACTGGTGGTGCAGGTGAAGCTCCTGCCAACGCCTGAGCAGGCGGCGGCGCTGGAGGCGACCCTGCGCGGCTGCAACCAGGCCGCCGATCTCGTCGCGCGGACCGCGTTCACCACCGGGGTCACCCGCGAGTATGACCTGCGCAAGCACACCTATACGGTGTTGAAGGCGCGTGGTCTGGGCGCTCAGGCCGCCCAGCACGTGATCAAGAAGGTCGCCGACGCCTGCACCACGCTCAAGGCCAACCTGCGGGCCGGCAATCTCGGGCCGCCAGGATCGCGACGGCGGACCCGCGCCGAGAGCAAACCGATCACCTTCCGCCCGCACGCGGCCCAGCCGTACGACGATCGCTGCCTGTCCTGGCAACCCCACGCCCGCACGGTGTCGATCTGGACGATCGCCGGGCGGCTGCGCGGTATCGCGTTCACCTGCTCAGAGCGGCAGCTGGCGATGCTGGCCACGCACCGCAAAGGCGAGTCGGACTTGGTGTTGCGGGACGGCATGTGGTTCCTGATCGCCACCTGTGAGATCCCGGACAGGCCGGTAGTGATCCCGAACGGGTTCCTGGGTGTGGATCTGGGCATCGCCAATATCGCTACCACCAGCGACGGGAACCGCTACTCGGGAAAGGGGCTGAATGCGGTCCGCCGCCGACAGCGGGAGCTGCGCCGCCGGTTGCAGGCCAAGCGCACCAAATCCGCCAAACGCCTGCTGAAGAAACGCCGCCGGGCCGAGGCCCGGTTCGCCGCCAACACCAACCATGTGATCGCCAAACGCATCGTGACCGAGGCAGAACGCACCGGACGCGGGATCGCTCTGGAAGACCTCCAGGGCATCCGCGAGCGGGTACGGCTCCGCAAGCCCCAGCGGGTCACGCTGCACTCTTGGAGCTTCGCCCAACTGGGCGGCTTCATCGCCTACAAGGCCCGACGGGCCGGGATCGCTCTTATCCATGTCGATCCGGCCTACACCAGCCAGCAATGCTGGGCCTGCGGGCATACCGATCGGGCCAACCGGCCAGACCAGGCCGTCTTCTCCTGTACGTCGTGCGGTTTCGCTGAGCATGCCGACGTCAACGCAGCCCGTAACATCGCCGCGCGCGGTGTAGCGGGCTGGGCAGTGAGTCACGCTGCCTGA
- a CDS encoding aldo/keto reductase yields the protein MTSRIGLGCMGMSEFYGTADENESIAVIHRALDLDVNFLDTADMYGMGHNEQLVGRAIKGRRDEVFLGTKFGIRRDGGGRSVDNSPAYIRQACDASLQRLGVDHIDLYYMHRRNPDVPVEEAVGAMAELVEQGKVRHLGLSEVTADTLRRAHATHPIHALQSEYSLFTRGIEEEILPAARELGVKLVAYSPISRGLLSGALPPADQLPDDDYRKHLPRTSGEAGEHNAKLVERVSGIAAEVGCTPAQLSLAWLLAQGEDIIPIPGTKRLKYLEENTAAAAIRLSADQLAALATVADSVQGARYTDMSSVER from the coding sequence ATGACCTCCAGGATCGGGCTCGGCTGCATGGGCATGTCCGAGTTCTACGGCACGGCCGACGAGAACGAGTCGATCGCCGTCATCCATCGCGCACTCGACCTTGACGTGAATTTTCTTGATACCGCCGACATGTACGGCATGGGGCACAACGAGCAGCTGGTCGGCCGCGCCATCAAGGGCCGCCGTGACGAGGTGTTCCTCGGCACCAAGTTCGGCATCAGGCGCGACGGAGGCGGGCGCAGCGTCGACAACAGCCCCGCCTACATCCGCCAGGCCTGCGACGCCTCGCTCCAGCGCCTCGGCGTCGACCACATCGACCTCTACTACATGCACCGCCGCAACCCCGACGTGCCGGTCGAGGAGGCGGTCGGCGCCATGGCCGAACTGGTCGAGCAGGGCAAGGTGCGCCATCTCGGCCTGTCGGAGGTGACGGCCGACACCCTGCGCAGGGCGCACGCCACGCACCCGATCCACGCGCTGCAGAGTGAGTACTCCCTGTTCACCAGGGGCATCGAGGAGGAGATCCTGCCCGCCGCCCGCGAGCTCGGCGTCAAGCTGGTCGCCTACTCCCCGATCAGCCGCGGCCTGCTCAGCGGCGCGCTGCCGCCGGCCGACCAGCTGCCGGACGACGACTACCGCAAGCACCTGCCGAGGACCTCGGGCGAGGCCGGCGAGCACAACGCGAAGCTGGTCGAGCGGGTCTCCGGCATCGCCGCCGAGGTCGGCTGCACGCCCGCCCAGCTCTCGCTTGCCTGGCTGCTGGCCCAGGGCGAGGACATCATCCCGATCCCCGGCACCAAGCGGCTGAAGTACCTGGAGGAGAACACCGCCGCCGCTGCCATCAGGCTCTCCGCCGACCAACTGGCCGCGCTCGCGACCGTGGCCGACTCGGTACAGGGCGCCCGCTATACCGACATGTCGTCGGTGGAGCGGTGA
- a CDS encoding TOBE domain-containing protein yields the protein MFRIGDAASLLGVSPDTVRRWIDGGRLAATRDEHGHRVVSGADLAAFARAQVGEESGWGHSSARNRFRGIVTDVVKDSVMAQVEIAAGPFRVVSLMSRQAADELGLAPGVVAVAVIKSTNVVVELAP from the coding sequence GTGTTTCGCATCGGCGACGCCGCCTCCTTGCTCGGCGTGAGTCCTGACACCGTTCGGCGGTGGATCGACGGCGGCAGGCTGGCCGCCACCCGCGACGAGCACGGCCACCGGGTCGTGTCCGGAGCGGACCTGGCGGCCTTCGCCCGCGCGCAGGTCGGCGAGGAGAGCGGCTGGGGGCACTCCTCCGCGCGCAACAGGTTCAGGGGCATCGTCACCGACGTGGTCAAGGACTCCGTGATGGCCCAGGTCGAGATCGCGGCGGGGCCGTTCCGAGTGGTCTCGCTGATGAGCAGGCAGGCGGCCGACGAGCTCGGCCTGGCGCCCGGCGTGGTCGCCGTGGCCGTCATCAAGTCCACGAACGTCGTCGTCGAGCTCGCCCCCTAG
- a CDS encoding methionine--tRNA ligase, which produces MYITTTIPYVNARPHLGFALEIVQADVLARHYRRREPVRFQTGTDDNSLKNVLAAQAAGVPVQEFVDRNARAFEDLRGPLALSFDSFVRTSRDPAHRRGVERLWRATAHDVYQRHYAGLYCVGCEQFATGDGCPEHGGPLQVVEEKNWFFRLSRYQDQLRELIAGGRLRIEPAARRNEVLAFIEAGLEDISVSRSQERARGWGIPVPDDPSQVVYVWWDALANYVTALDDYERWWARGRKIHLVGKGVIRFHAVYWPAMLLSAGEPLPTEIYVHDYLTVEGRKISKSSGSAVDPVELAGRYGGDAVRWWLLREVPRVGDADFTEVRLAARYDEDLANGVGNLVKRVVTMVHRFRDGQVPDVPTEPLVPDVEERVHRALEEFDFRTAASAVWSIVEEANRYIERERPWKQADPGVALATLVQACRALAVQLEVFLPEAAARVAAAVAGERLPAPAPLFPRID; this is translated from the coding sequence ATGTACATCACGACCACCATCCCCTACGTCAACGCCCGTCCCCACCTGGGGTTCGCGTTGGAGATCGTCCAGGCCGACGTGCTGGCCAGGCACTACCGCAGGCGCGAGCCCGTACGCTTCCAGACCGGCACCGACGACAACTCGCTGAAGAACGTGCTGGCCGCGCAGGCGGCCGGCGTGCCGGTCCAGGAGTTCGTCGACCGCAATGCCAGGGCCTTCGAAGACCTGCGCGGGCCGCTGGCGCTCTCCTTCGACTCCTTCGTCCGCACCAGCCGCGACCCGGCGCACCGGCGGGGCGTCGAGCGGCTGTGGCGGGCCACCGCCCACGACGTCTACCAGCGGCACTACGCGGGCCTGTACTGCGTGGGCTGCGAGCAGTTCGCCACCGGCGACGGCTGTCCCGAGCACGGCGGCCCGCTCCAGGTGGTCGAGGAGAAGAACTGGTTCTTCCGCCTCTCCCGCTACCAGGACCAGCTCAGGGAGCTCATCGCCGGCGGTCGCCTGCGCATCGAGCCCGCCGCCCGCAGGAACGAGGTGCTGGCCTTCATCGAGGCGGGGCTCGAGGACATCAGCGTCTCCCGCTCGCAGGAGCGGGCCAGGGGCTGGGGCATCCCCGTGCCGGACGACCCCTCGCAGGTCGTCTACGTCTGGTGGGACGCGCTGGCCAACTACGTCACCGCCCTGGACGACTACGAGCGCTGGTGGGCGCGGGGCCGGAAGATCCACCTGGTCGGCAAGGGCGTGATCCGCTTCCACGCCGTCTACTGGCCGGCGATGCTGCTGTCGGCGGGTGAGCCGCTGCCCACCGAGATCTACGTCCACGACTACCTGACCGTCGAGGGTCGCAAGATCTCCAAGTCCTCGGGCTCCGCCGTCGATCCGGTGGAGCTGGCCGGACGCTACGGTGGCGACGCGGTGCGGTGGTGGCTGCTGCGCGAGGTGCCGCGCGTCGGCGACGCCGACTTCACCGAGGTACGGCTGGCGGCCAGGTACGACGAGGACCTGGCCAACGGCGTCGGCAACCTGGTGAAGCGGGTCGTCACCATGGTCCACAGGTTCCGCGACGGCCAGGTGCCCGACGTGCCGACCGAGCCGCTCGTTCCCGACGTCGAGGAGCGGGTCCACCGGGCGCTGGAGGAGTTCGACTTCCGCACGGCGGCCTCGGCGGTGTGGTCGATCGTGGAGGAGGCCAACCGCTACATCGAGCGCGAGCGGCCGTGGAAGCAGGCCGATCCAGGCGTGGCGCTGGCGACGCTGGTCCAGGCCTGCCGGGCGCTGGCCGTCCAGCTGGAGGTGTTCCTGCCCGAGGCGGCGGCGAGGGTCGCGGCGGCGGTGGCGGGGGAGCGGCTGCCCGCGCCCGCGCCATTGTTCCCGAGGATCGATTGA
- a CDS encoding APC family permease produces MASGLARRLGTGDAVVVGLSAMIGAGVFAAFAPAASAAGRWLPAALALAAVVAYCNATSSARLAARYPESGGTYVYGRRRLGPFWGYLAGWGFVVGKTASCAAMALTFGAYVDPGLARPLAVGAVVALTVLNLFGVQRSTTAARVIVGLVLAVLAAVVAAGLLGDRAPGFATPPALHPVTPWDVLQGAGLLFFAFAGYARIATLGEEVRDPRRTIPLAIPIALGVTLVVYFLVALATLRVLGPARLGVSQAPLVDTVTWAGAAWLAPVVQAGAAVAALGALLALILGVSRTTFAMARERDLPGFLDAVHPSRKVPHRAELAVGVAVVALVLVADLREAIGFSSFGVLAYYAVANASALTLTADEGAPPKAVPVLGVLLCVVLAVTLPAPSVVAGLVVFTVGALVWVLRGRSRRARAR; encoded by the coding sequence ATGGCGTCCGGGTTGGCGCGGCGGCTGGGCACGGGAGACGCGGTCGTCGTGGGGCTGAGTGCGATGATCGGCGCCGGCGTGTTCGCCGCCTTCGCGCCCGCCGCCTCCGCGGCGGGGCGGTGGTTGCCGGCCGCCCTCGCGCTGGCCGCGGTCGTCGCCTACTGCAACGCCACCTCCTCCGCCCGGCTGGCCGCCCGCTACCCCGAGTCGGGCGGCACCTACGTGTACGGCAGGCGGCGGCTCGGCCCGTTCTGGGGATACCTGGCGGGGTGGGGCTTCGTGGTCGGCAAGACGGCCTCCTGCGCGGCGATGGCCCTCACGTTCGGCGCCTACGTCGACCCCGGCCTCGCCAGGCCGCTCGCGGTGGGCGCGGTGGTGGCGCTGACCGTCCTCAACCTCTTCGGCGTGCAGCGGTCGACGACGGCGGCCAGGGTGATCGTGGGGCTGGTCCTCGCGGTGCTGGCGGCGGTGGTGGCCGCCGGGCTGCTCGGCGATCGCGCGCCAGGGTTCGCCACGCCGCCCGCTCTCCACCCGGTCACCCCATGGGACGTCCTGCAGGGGGCGGGCCTGCTGTTCTTCGCCTTCGCGGGCTATGCGCGCATCGCCACACTCGGCGAGGAGGTGCGCGATCCGCGGCGGACGATCCCGCTGGCCATCCCCATCGCGCTCGGTGTCACGCTCGTCGTCTACTTCCTGGTCGCCCTGGCCACGCTGCGGGTGCTGGGCCCCGCGCGCCTCGGCGTGTCGCAGGCGCCGCTGGTCGACACCGTGACCTGGGCGGGGGCGGCATGGCTCGCCCCTGTCGTGCAGGCGGGTGCGGCCGTGGCGGCGCTCGGCGCGCTGCTCGCGCTCATCCTCGGGGTGTCGAGGACGACGTTCGCGATGGCGAGGGAGCGCGATCTGCCCGGCTTCCTCGACGCGGTGCATCCGTCGAGGAAGGTGCCGCACCGGGCGGAGCTGGCCGTCGGCGTGGCGGTCGTCGCGCTGGTGCTGGTGGCCGATCTGCGGGAGGCGATCGGGTTCTCGTCGTTCGGCGTGCTGGCCTACTACGCGGTCGCCAACGCCTCCGCGCTCACGCTGACCGCCGACGAGGGCGCGCCGCCGAAGGCGGTACCCGTGCTGGGCGTGCTGCTCTGCGTCGTGCTCGCGGTCACGCTGCCCGCGCCCTCCGTGGTGGCGGGCCTGGTGGTGTTCACGGTCGGGGCGCTGGTGTGGGTGCTGAGGGGGCGCTCCCGGAGGGCGCGGGCGAGGTGA
- a CDS encoding phosphotriesterase family protein, whose amino-acid sequence MPTVPTVRGQVDVGDLGQTLMHEHIFALSTEHRDNYGDGDWWDEEFRVADAIGKLRAVAAKGVRTIVDPTVWGLGRYIPRIQRIAEEVPELHIIVATGLYFYDLPPHPYEHRGPGLLMDMPDPMIDDMVRDLTRGIADTGVRAAFIKCVVDKRGMTEGVERMCRAAAQAHVRTGAPITVHTDSPSRSGLLALDLFAKEGVDLSKVVVGHAGDSNDLDYLRRLADTGAILGMDRFGLDMYNPTDQRVATVAALCERGYADRMVLSHDAACFMDYFAGDWDEGVPLVAPNWRYDHIHDEVLPALRAAGVTDQHIEQLLVANPARYFS is encoded by the coding sequence ATGCCCACCGTTCCCACCGTCCGCGGGCAGGTCGACGTCGGTGACCTCGGCCAGACCCTCATGCACGAGCACATCTTCGCGCTCTCCACCGAGCACAGGGACAACTACGGCGACGGGGACTGGTGGGACGAGGAGTTCAGGGTCGCCGACGCGATCGGCAAGCTGAGGGCGGTGGCCGCGAAGGGCGTGCGGACGATCGTCGACCCGACGGTGTGGGGGCTCGGGAGGTACATCCCGCGCATCCAGCGCATCGCCGAGGAGGTGCCCGAGCTCCACATCATCGTCGCCACCGGCCTCTACTTCTACGACCTGCCGCCCCACCCCTACGAGCATCGCGGGCCAGGGCTGCTCATGGACATGCCCGATCCGATGATCGACGACATGGTCCGCGACCTCACCAGGGGCATCGCCGACACGGGGGTCAGGGCCGCGTTCATCAAGTGCGTGGTGGACAAGCGCGGGATGACCGAGGGCGTCGAGCGGATGTGCCGGGCCGCCGCGCAGGCGCACGTCCGGACCGGCGCGCCGATCACCGTCCACACCGACTCGCCCTCGCGGTCGGGGCTCCTGGCGCTCGACCTGTTCGCCAAGGAGGGCGTCGACCTGAGCAAGGTCGTCGTCGGTCACGCCGGTGACAGCAACGACCTCGACTATCTGCGCAGGCTCGCCGACACCGGCGCGATCCTCGGGATGGACCGGTTCGGGCTCGACATGTACAACCCGACCGACCAGCGGGTCGCCACGGTCGCCGCGCTGTGCGAACGCGGGTACGCCGACCGGATGGTGCTGAGCCACGACGCCGCCTGCTTCATGGACTATTTCGCCGGGGACTGGGACGAAGGGGTCCCCCTGGTGGCGCCGAACTGGCGTTATGACCACATTCACGATGAGGTTCTGCCTGCGCTCCGCGCCGCCGGTGTAACAGATCAGCACATAGAACAGCTCCTGGTTGCCAACCCGGCCCGCTACTTCTCTTGA